Proteins co-encoded in one Daphnia carinata strain CSIRO-1 chromosome 3, CSIRO_AGI_Dcar_HiC_V3, whole genome shotgun sequence genomic window:
- the LOC130698528 gene encoding centrosomal and chromosomal factor-like isoform X1, with protein MSALCCAVPSLMATGGGVNTSSMPVVYHHFNRPSAMALPQQQNSFMSMELNNSNEYRMQQQQLPCHQPVDQFTTTVYGSSNSQQQFLMPQQQAITSSQQSRASRRKRLEDALTEAIPAASSCKVSQRIAQLQQSLYASCHPVAAGRSVHPSRPLSLDPLKDYSLPLTVDCSIEYDLPRVARPPPGAKPLLLIARRPPPPPTLPAVRESPSRQRQQQWNPVIRTATHQVLLQQSSQQFQFRPDCTGYFVMNVAPVSSSSSEDSGRGTDSEQHPSSPVTSNSYRIATAHHPTNNNWMNASEPQWTSLIRQQQLKYNQHMKPTALPAPQHPRPAEAARARVSMTATDQSGCHCCPSRSNPFPAQRWAPYNTTAMMSARHGCPAPVILQQPNVETTSWARWNDSSVVESNPHYTNHPSSASMMAAFHI; from the exons ATGAGCGCTCTTTGTTGTGCAGTGCCTAGTTTAATGGCTACCGGCGGCGGAGTCAATACTTCTTCGATGCCCGTCGTGTATCATCATTTTAATCGACCATCCGCCATGGCTCTCCCACAACAACAGAATTCATTCATGTCGATGGAATTGAATAACAGCAATGAGTACCgaatgcaacaacaacaacttccTTGTCATCAGCCGGTAGACCAGTTTACAACAACAGTTTACGGTAGTAGCAATAGTCAACAACAATTTCTGATGCCTCAACAACAAGCCATCACATCCAGCCAGCAGTCACGTGCCTCACGGCGGAAGAGGTTGGAAGATGCATTGACTGAGGCCATTCCGGCCGCTTCGAGTTGCAAAGTATCTCAGCGGATTGCTCAACTTCAACAGAGTCTGTACGCATCGTGCCATCCAGTCGCAGCTGGAAGAAGTGTGCATCCATCGCGGCCATTGTCGCTGGATCCTTTAAAAGATTATTCTCTGCCTTTGACGGTTGACTGCTCCATCGAATACGATTTACCACGCGTCGCTCGGCCTCCCCCTGGAGCCAAACCTTTGCTCTTGATTGCTCGACGACCTCCACCCCCGCCAACTCTTCCAGCCGTACGCGAATCACCGTCAAGACAAAGGCAGCAGCAATGGAATCCCGTCATCAGAACAGCAACTCATCAAGTTTTGCTGCAACAATCAAGTCAACAATTTCAATTCCGTCCGGATTGTACCGGATATTTTGTGATGAACGTGGCGCCAGTCAGCTCATCCAGCTCGGAGGATAGCGGCCGTGGAACGGATTCCGAACAGCATCCGTCTAGTCCCGTGACCAGCAACTCTTATCGAATTGCCACAGCTCATCATCCGACCAATAATAATTGGATGAATGCATCAGAACCACAATGGACGTCTCTCATTCGTCAACAACAATTAAAATACAACCAGCACATGAAACCAACAGCTCTTCCGGCTCCTCAACATCCTCGTCCAGCAG AAGCTGCACGAGCGCGAGTTTCTATGACAGCAACGGACCAGTCAGGATGTCATTGTTGCCCGTCTCGATCGAATCCATTTCCAGCTCAACGATGGGCTCCGTACAACACAACAGCCATGATGTCCGCCAGGCACGGTTGCCCAGCTCCTGTTATCCTCCAACAACCAAATGTCGAAACGACAAGCTGGGCAAGATGGAACGATTCATCCGTGGTGGAGTCCAATCCCCACTACACTAACCATCCGTCGTCTGCTTCAATGATGGCCGCCTTTCATATTTAA
- the LOC130698528 gene encoding centrosomal and chromosomal factor-like isoform X2 codes for MSALCCAVPSLMATGGGVNTSSMPVVYHHFNRPSAMALPQQQNSFMSMELNNSNEYRMQQQQLPCHQPVDQFTTTVYGSSNSQQQFLMPQQQAITSSQQSRASRRKRLEDALTEAIPAASSCKVSQRIAQLQQSLYASCHPVAAGRSVHPSRPLSLDPLKDYSLPLTVDCSIEYDLPRVARPPPGAKPLLLIARRPPPPPTLPAVRESPSRQRQQQWNPVIRTATHQVLLQQSSQQFQFRPDCTGYFVMNVAPVSSSSSEDSGRGTDSEQHPSSPVTSNSYRIATAHHPTNNNWMNASEPQWTSLIRQQQLKYNQHMKPTALPAPQHPRPAGNLDNITRTQRHVGAN; via the coding sequence ATGAGCGCTCTTTGTTGTGCAGTGCCTAGTTTAATGGCTACCGGCGGCGGAGTCAATACTTCTTCGATGCCCGTCGTGTATCATCATTTTAATCGACCATCCGCCATGGCTCTCCCACAACAACAGAATTCATTCATGTCGATGGAATTGAATAACAGCAATGAGTACCgaatgcaacaacaacaacttccTTGTCATCAGCCGGTAGACCAGTTTACAACAACAGTTTACGGTAGTAGCAATAGTCAACAACAATTTCTGATGCCTCAACAACAAGCCATCACATCCAGCCAGCAGTCACGTGCCTCACGGCGGAAGAGGTTGGAAGATGCATTGACTGAGGCCATTCCGGCCGCTTCGAGTTGCAAAGTATCTCAGCGGATTGCTCAACTTCAACAGAGTCTGTACGCATCGTGCCATCCAGTCGCAGCTGGAAGAAGTGTGCATCCATCGCGGCCATTGTCGCTGGATCCTTTAAAAGATTATTCTCTGCCTTTGACGGTTGACTGCTCCATCGAATACGATTTACCACGCGTCGCTCGGCCTCCCCCTGGAGCCAAACCTTTGCTCTTGATTGCTCGACGACCTCCACCCCCGCCAACTCTTCCAGCCGTACGCGAATCACCGTCAAGACAAAGGCAGCAGCAATGGAATCCCGTCATCAGAACAGCAACTCATCAAGTTTTGCTGCAACAATCAAGTCAACAATTTCAATTCCGTCCGGATTGTACCGGATATTTTGTGATGAACGTGGCGCCAGTCAGCTCATCCAGCTCGGAGGATAGCGGCCGTGGAACGGATTCCGAACAGCATCCGTCTAGTCCCGTGACCAGCAACTCTTATCGAATTGCCACAGCTCATCATCCGACCAATAATAATTGGATGAATGCATCAGAACCACAATGGACGTCTCTCATTCGTCAACAACAATTAAAATACAACCAGCACATGAAACCAACAGCTCTTCCGGCTCCTCAACATCCTCGTCCAGCAG